Proteins co-encoded in one Scylla paramamosain isolate STU-SP2022 chromosome 43, ASM3559412v1, whole genome shotgun sequence genomic window:
- the LOC135093626 gene encoding elongation factor Ts, mitochondrial-like isoform X2, with the protein MRPALLRLPVLNVRRGAALHLGCTLWQADKSLLAKLRRKTGFSISNCKKALELHDNDADKAESWLRAQAQAQGWEKATKLSGRRTTQGLVGIHIEGHSGVMVEVNCETDFVARNEKFTTLVSQVTKDFFQQAATATPHPQGVVKESFSEEQLRAVPAGEGKTLGDKLALAIGTIGENMSLPRATRVTVDQDTQLVGYCHPSTVDQDMPRGRYGSILALRTHRPLTEVAKQLCAHVIGMNPKAIGEEGDPKAENPDDETLLVHQEFLSDPSLTVGEVLREEGLQVVDFVRYEAGETQVREE; encoded by the exons ATGCGTCCTGCGTTACTGAGACTACCTGTTCTTAAC GTGAGGCGTGGGGCAGCGCTACACCTGGGCTGCACACTGTGGCAGGCTGACAAGTCCCTCCTGGCTAAGCTGCGCAGGAAGACAGGGTTCTCCATCTCCAACTGCAAGAAAGCCCTGGAGCTGCACGACAATGATGCTGACAAG GCAGAGTCATGGCTCCGGGCACAGGCTCAGGCACAGGGTTGGGAGAAGGCCACCAAGCTGTCTGGCCGCAGGACCACACAGGGGCTGGTTGGCATCCACATTGAGGGCCACAGTGGAGTCATGGTGGAAGTGAACTGTGAGACAGACTTTGTGGCGAGGAATGAAAAGTTTACCACGCTCGTCTCGCAAGTCACTAAGGATTTCTTCCAGCAGGCAGCCACTGCCACGCCTCATCCCCAGGGTGTTGTGAAg GAGTCATTCTCAGAGGAACAGCTGAGGGCGGTGCCGGCGGGGGAAGGCAAGACCCTGGGGGACAAGCTGGCCCTGGCCATCGGCACCATTGGAGAGAACATGAGTCTGCCGAGGGCCACCCGTGTCACCGTGGACCAGGACACCCAGCTGGTGGGGTACTGCCACCCCAGCACTGTGGACCAGGACATGCCCCGGGGGAGGTACGGCTCCATCCTGGCACTCAGGACTCACCGTCCCCTCACTGAGGTGGCCAAGCAACTGTGTGCACACGTcatag GCATGAATCCGAAAGCCATAGGGGAGGAGGGCGACCCCAAGGCTGAGAACCCCGACGATGAGACTCTTTTGGTGCATCAGGAGTTCCTCAGTGACCCGAGCCTCACAGTGGGGGAGgtgctgcgggaggaggggctgCAGGTCGTGGATTTTGTGCGCTATGAGGCAGGAGAGAcccaggtgagggaggagtga
- the LOC135093626 gene encoding elongation factor Ts, mitochondrial-like isoform X1, with amino-acid sequence MTSLVSCTPHQAAPIDPHLSDVTARYLATQVRRGAALHLGCTLWQADKSLLAKLRRKTGFSISNCKKALELHDNDADKAESWLRAQAQAQGWEKATKLSGRRTTQGLVGIHIEGHSGVMVEVNCETDFVARNEKFTTLVSQVTKDFFQQAATATPHPQGVVKESFSEEQLRAVPAGEGKTLGDKLALAIGTIGENMSLPRATRVTVDQDTQLVGYCHPSTVDQDMPRGRYGSILALRTHRPLTEVAKQLCAHVIGMNPKAIGEEGDPKAENPDDETLLVHQEFLSDPSLTVGEVLREEGLQVVDFVRYEAGETQVREE; translated from the exons GTGAGGCGTGGGGCAGCGCTACACCTGGGCTGCACACTGTGGCAGGCTGACAAGTCCCTCCTGGCTAAGCTGCGCAGGAAGACAGGGTTCTCCATCTCCAACTGCAAGAAAGCCCTGGAGCTGCACGACAATGATGCTGACAAG GCAGAGTCATGGCTCCGGGCACAGGCTCAGGCACAGGGTTGGGAGAAGGCCACCAAGCTGTCTGGCCGCAGGACCACACAGGGGCTGGTTGGCATCCACATTGAGGGCCACAGTGGAGTCATGGTGGAAGTGAACTGTGAGACAGACTTTGTGGCGAGGAATGAAAAGTTTACCACGCTCGTCTCGCAAGTCACTAAGGATTTCTTCCAGCAGGCAGCCACTGCCACGCCTCATCCCCAGGGTGTTGTGAAg GAGTCATTCTCAGAGGAACAGCTGAGGGCGGTGCCGGCGGGGGAAGGCAAGACCCTGGGGGACAAGCTGGCCCTGGCCATCGGCACCATTGGAGAGAACATGAGTCTGCCGAGGGCCACCCGTGTCACCGTGGACCAGGACACCCAGCTGGTGGGGTACTGCCACCCCAGCACTGTGGACCAGGACATGCCCCGGGGGAGGTACGGCTCCATCCTGGCACTCAGGACTCACCGTCCCCTCACTGAGGTGGCCAAGCAACTGTGTGCACACGTcatag GCATGAATCCGAAAGCCATAGGGGAGGAGGGCGACCCCAAGGCTGAGAACCCCGACGATGAGACTCTTTTGGTGCATCAGGAGTTCCTCAGTGACCCGAGCCTCACAGTGGGGGAGgtgctgcgggaggaggggctgCAGGTCGTGGATTTTGTGCGCTATGAGGCAGGAGAGAcccaggtgagggaggagtga
- the LOC135093628 gene encoding RNA-binding protein PNO1-like has translation MASVRQKKKQNLKATREEEKEEEMKPEKKEEEEKSPKKRKAEEEEDSGMEVSEDTKPSRPFFPPAKKEKLQLSEMRKIPVPNNRYTPLKDNWEKVYTPLVEHLKLEVRFNLKTKNVEIRTGKETEDPNSIQKAADFVTAFVYGFDVEDSLALIRLDDLYLETFDIKDVKQTLQGDHLSRAIGRVAGKGGKTRFTIENATRTRIVLADSRVHILGSYQNIQIARRAICNLILGSPPSKVYGNLKAFAEKVRDRF, from the exons ATGGCATCagtgagacaaaagaagaaacaaaacttGAAAGCcacgagggaagaggagaaggaagaggagatgaagcccgagaagaaagaggaggaggagaagagtcccaagaagaggaaagcagaggaggaggaggattcaggAATGGAAGTCAGTGAG GACACAAAACCTTCCCGGCCGTTCTTCCCGCCAGCTAAGAAAGAGAAACTGCAGCTGAGTGAGATGAGGAAGATTCCCGTCCCCAATAACAG GTACACTCCCCTCAAGGACAACTGGGAGAAGGTGTACACGCCACTGGTTGAACACCTCAAGCTGGAGGTTCGCTTCAATCTCAAGACAAAGAATGTGGAAATCAGG ACTGGCAAGGAGACTGAAGACCCCAACAGCATCCAGAAGGCAGCCGACTTTGTGACGGCTTTCGTGTATGGCTTTGATGTGGAGGACTCCCTTGCCCTCATCAGGCTGGACGACCTGTACCTGGAGACCTTTGACATCAAGGACG TGAAACAGACGCTGCAGGGGGACCACCTGTCACGAGCCATTGGGCGGGTGGCTGGCAAGGGAGGCAAGACGCGCTTCACCATCGAGAATGCCACTCGGACCCGCATTGTGCTGGCTGACTCCAGGGTGCACATCCTCGGATCCTACCAGAACATTCAGATTGCAAGGAGAGCAATCTGTAACCTAATTCTTG GGAGTCCGCCTTCCAAAGTGTACGGAAACTTGAAAGCATTTGCCGAGAAGGTTCGAGATCGATTCTGA
- the LOC135093630 gene encoding large ribosomal subunit protein eL24-like translates to MKLQLCNFSGYKIQPGHGKTMVRTDGKVYVFMSAKCERAHMMKRNPREVRWTILYRRKHKKGMEEETTKKRTRRTQKYQRAIVGASLIDIMTKRNMKPEVRKAQREQAIRAAKEKNRAAKASKKANAPAPTKSKKTTQKAPKMPRAGRPGHGGHGGRR, encoded by the exons ATGAA GTTGCAGCTTTGTAATTTCAGCGGGTACAAAATCCAACCCGGCCATGGCAAGACTATGGTCAGGACGGACGGGAAG GTGTACGTGTTTATGAGTGCAAAATGTGAGCGCGCCCACATGATGAAGAGGAACCCACGTGAAGTGAGGTGGACCATCCTCtacag GCGGAAGCACAAGAagggtatggaggaggagacgaCCAAGAAGCGCACTCGTCGCACTCAGAAGTACCAGAGAGCCATCGTTGGTGCCTCCCTCATCGACATTATGACTAAGAG GAACATGAAGCCTGAGGTGCGCAAGGCCCAGCGAGAGCAGGCAATCAG AGCTGCCAAGGAGAAGAACAGGGCAGCCAAGGCAAGCAAGAAAGCCAATGCTCCAGCACCCACCAAG TCCAAGAAGACCACGCAGAAGGCCCCCAAGATGCCCCGCGCTGGAAGGCCTGGACATGGAGGGCACGGCGGACGGCGCTGA